In Microvenator marinus, one genomic interval encodes:
- a CDS encoding alpha/beta hydrolase produces MDTMKICRTHPTRTEPACTILALCLVLVSCSSDPDPPVQDMGTQEDVSSSVDFSTQDDLSTSEDLGTSEDLSDLEDLPDPDPSVLDQTLDALRQDFEAERLRIANETESGWPLATEQGYLVVTDSTEFTHIAGDFDGWQGQALTQDTGFRWAVISEGRAYKFLRIQDETQSNWAADIWSRAYGWDENGPISYLRSSIASEAHRERFFQIGTQTVSRRTVRVWVPSGEPTALIYAHDGQNLFEPDAINGGWRLNESAPEGLMIVGVDNTPERFQDYTHTTDNATGSSVGGGADAYLAMIKDQVRPLIAQHYGEPAKVGMMGSSLGGLVSLYAALTQTSDYDFVASLSGTAGWGSIDAQNQTIIDLFEAAAKPEIRIYIDSGGFGDCADSDGDGIEDDGDGTDNYCENKQLEAVLLNKGFVAGVDFWHWHEPGAPHNESAWADRVFRPLAAFLE; encoded by the coding sequence ATGGATACTATGAAAATCTGCAGAACTCATCCAACGCGGACAGAGCCCGCGTGTACAATTCTGGCGCTCTGCTTGGTCCTAGTTAGTTGCTCATCAGATCCAGACCCTCCCGTCCAGGACATGGGCACCCAGGAAGACGTCTCAAGTTCCGTAGATTTTAGCACCCAAGACGATCTCAGCACCTCCGAGGATCTCGGCACCTCTGAAGATCTCAGCGACCTGGAAGACCTTCCAGACCCTGACCCAAGCGTACTCGACCAAACCCTGGATGCCCTGCGTCAAGATTTCGAAGCTGAGAGACTTCGAATCGCCAATGAAACCGAGTCCGGATGGCCGTTGGCCACCGAACAAGGCTATCTCGTGGTGACAGACTCCACTGAGTTTACCCACATAGCGGGCGATTTTGATGGCTGGCAGGGGCAAGCACTCACCCAAGATACGGGCTTTAGGTGGGCAGTCATCAGTGAAGGACGAGCCTACAAGTTCCTTAGGATTCAAGACGAGACCCAGAGCAATTGGGCTGCCGATATCTGGTCACGCGCCTACGGATGGGACGAGAATGGTCCAATCAGCTATCTGCGCTCGAGCATCGCTTCAGAGGCTCATAGAGAGCGTTTCTTCCAAATCGGAACTCAGACTGTGAGCCGACGTACCGTCCGTGTCTGGGTGCCTTCTGGCGAGCCCACAGCGTTGATTTACGCACACGATGGCCAGAACCTCTTTGAACCCGATGCCATCAACGGTGGCTGGCGCCTCAATGAATCCGCGCCAGAAGGGCTGATGATCGTTGGGGTCGACAATACCCCCGAGCGCTTTCAAGACTATACGCACACCACCGACAACGCGACCGGCTCCTCCGTTGGAGGTGGCGCCGACGCCTACCTGGCCATGATCAAGGACCAAGTCCGGCCATTGATTGCACAACACTACGGCGAGCCAGCCAAAGTTGGAATGATGGGGTCTTCGTTGGGTGGCCTAGTCTCGCTTTACGCGGCCTTGACGCAAACCTCAGACTACGATTTCGTGGCGAGTCTTTCGGGCACCGCCGGCTGGGGAAGCATCGACGCTCAGAACCAAACGATCATCGACTTGTTTGAGGCGGCAGCAAAACCGGAAATCCGCATCTACATCGACTCAGGAGGGTTTGGCGATTGCGCAGACTCCGACGGTGATGGCATCGAAGACGACGGAGATGGCACCGACAACTACTGTGAAAACAAACAGTTGGAAGCAGTCTTGTTGAATAAAGGATTTGTGGCCGGCGTAGACTTCTGGCACTGGCACGAGCCCGGCGCGCCTCATAACGAATCGGCCTGGGCGGACCGGGTGTTTCGGCCGCTGGCAGCTTTCTTAGAGTGA
- a CDS encoding histidine phosphatase family protein, which translates to MKKLLFTLALGTLGCQSAPEEAPTRTCTAVVIRHAEAFTNVGQTDGLTDEQANALTPKGVQQAEDLSDELKSLGLEVLISSEIGRAQNTAKVLAEDLGLNDVIVDARFNMLSRGDDPNPEIGSWDWRVTHWKAGQDRTPPNGESMKDGVERVNGALQEYCKAHKRFGVVTHSDVIAGVRASNAGTSLMTAHESMMIEPADFVLLSL; encoded by the coding sequence ATGAAAAAACTACTCTTCACTTTGGCCTTGGGCACCCTGGGATGTCAGTCGGCTCCTGAGGAAGCTCCAACGCGGACCTGCACTGCAGTGGTCATCCGACACGCGGAAGCTTTCACGAATGTCGGACAGACCGACGGACTCACTGACGAGCAGGCAAATGCCCTGACTCCAAAGGGTGTTCAACAAGCCGAGGACCTTTCGGACGAGCTCAAATCGCTTGGGCTGGAAGTCCTGATTTCCTCGGAAATTGGGCGTGCTCAAAACACCGCGAAGGTGCTGGCTGAAGACCTTGGGCTTAACGATGTGATTGTGGATGCTCGATTCAATATGTTGTCTCGAGGCGACGATCCAAACCCCGAGATTGGCTCGTGGGATTGGCGCGTGACGCATTGGAAGGCTGGCCAGGACCGAACGCCGCCGAACGGCGAGTCGATGAAAGATGGTGTGGAGCGCGTGAACGGGGCTCTTCAGGAGTACTGCAAAGCCCACAAACGCTTTGGTGTCGTCACACATTCGGACGTCATCGCGGGCGTTCGCGCCTCAAACGCGGGCACCTCGCTCATGACGGCTCACGAGTCGATGATGATCGAACCGGCAGACTTCGTGTTGCTAAGCCTCTAG